From Microcoleus sp. bin38.metabat.b11b12b14.051, a single genomic window includes:
- a CDS encoding DUF4339 domain-containing protein — MPAPSKEFAYENDAYLLRRSILRLRFDLIPIGMVIISAYLYQYDLWARQRRAAKQAKAQNVTTTRRSPGMANIPVNPIEVELNQLAAESGDARMRPVRRPSPKPKPETPQWYVFRSGKSEGPYTKDQLRDAQQISDRTLVQLEKTEWQRAGEIPELANYLTQK, encoded by the coding sequence TTGCCTGCCCCTAGCAAAGAGTTTGCCTACGAAAATGATGCTTACTTGCTGAGGCGTTCAATCCTTCGACTAAGATTCGACTTGATTCCGATCGGGATGGTGATAATTTCAGCCTACCTTTATCAATACGATCTTTGGGCGCGTCAACGCCGCGCTGCCAAGCAAGCCAAGGCTCAAAATGTGACGACGACAAGGCGATCGCCGGGAATGGCAAATATACCAGTCAACCCCATTGAAGTCGAACTTAATCAGCTTGCAGCCGAATCCGGCGACGCTCGCATGAGACCAGTGAGGAGACCGTCGCCGAAGCCTAAACCAGAAACGCCTCAGTGGTATGTTTTCCGCAGTGGTAAATCTGAAGGCCCCTATACCAAGGATCAGCTTCGTGATGCGCAGCAAATTAGCGATCGCACTTTAGTGCAACTCGAAAAAACCGAGTGGCAGCGAGCCGGTGAAATCCCAGAGCTGGCAAACTACCTCACTCAAAAATGA